GATCCGCTAATTACGAACTTAACTTTCTTCAGATTATCGTATGCGTAAGCTAAGGTTGGTAAAATGTTTATTCCCCTCATTTTAACTAGCTCTTGCGCTTCATCTAAGACAATTATCACTTCTCTATCACTTCCTTCTTCAAGAACGTCAAGTAAGGAATGAAAGGAGACTCTATTTTCTTTACTCCAACTAAATTTTATTTCAGTTCCTACAATTGAAACTCCTTGAATTCTTCTCAGTATATCCATTATATAATGATACTTTTTACTCATCTTATTTATCTCGTTCTGCAATTGAAGGAGGAAATCACGATAAGAAACGTAGTTCTTTTCTTCAAATTTCCTCAAATCTATATAAAGGATAAGTGCGTCTTTTTCTTTATTAAGCTCATTTGTTGCAATTTTTATTAAAGAAGACTTTCCAGTTCTCCTAAGCCCTAATACTAAAACTATGGGAGTTCTTAATTCCTTTAATTGATCTATTTCTCTTTCTCTATCGAAGAAGTCTCTCCTATTAGTTTTCGGTACTGGATCGAAGAGCAACTTCTACCCCTAGAAGTAACTTCTACCCCTAGAAGTAAAATGTTTTTCTTTATAAACATACTTGCACTAAGAACAAGAAAGCTTAAGCACATTGTCGAAATCTCTGAAAATTAACTATAATCCCGTATCTCTAGTAACGTTTTCGATACTCAATGAAAGCTCATAGTTTACTGACTTCCTCCACGCCCTTAAAAAGGTGAAGCTTTCTGTCCGCAATTTTTGTAATAGGAAAGGGGGTTATGCAATAGAGTTAGTTACATTCTATCTTTAATAGTTTAAATAAAGTTATTTTCCTTATACTATCCTTGCTTACAACTAAGTTCCAATCATTATACCTTATCTAAATTTATGTTTTATCAGTATTAATAATAGAAATTATGTTATATTTTTTATTTATTATAAAGTCTAGTCCTAACATTCTCTAAATAAGGAAGGAAGACTTTACCGAAAGTTAACTTCACTTTTACCACATTTAGTCATACTTTGTTTAGGGTATTATTTACATTATATTTACATCCTAATGTTTAAATTAATACTTACAGTGTTCTCTCTTAATGCCTTAATTCCACTTATTAACTAAGATTATAATGTGGGGAGAACTCAACCATCATTCACGAAAGCGGTTGATCAAGAAATAGAAACGTTAAAGAGGATCGCTCTACGTTTACACTCTCATGAACTGGAAAGGTTGATAGAGAAAGCTAAGGAGAAGGTTAGATATTTACAAAGTGCATCTTATGATGAACTCATGGATCCCTATAATCTAGTTTTCCTCTCTATGCTTCTCAGTCTAGCGGAGGACTGTGAGAAATGGAAGAATACGTTCTTGACGCAATTCCAGTTAAAGGAGGAGTGAAAATTCTTCTAAATGACTTCAAGGAAAAAGTGATAAAGACTACCTTCCCAGTTTACGTTATAACAGATAATCCAGATATTGTTTTACAACATCCAGAGGTTAAATACTACGAAGAGGAGAAATGGAGGACTATAGAAGGAAAGGAACTTACACTTTATCGCTTTGAGGTTGAAAGTCTCGACGCTTATCATTACATCAGAAAAAGGTTGAAAGTGGTAAACGAGATACCTACAGTTTTATCTCAGACTTTATATAGGCTAGGAATAAGACCATTTAGGAGGATTTACGATGATAAGGACTCCTATGAATTTCCTAAAATTAAAATTGTCACAGTTAGGTTCCTTCACTGGTATGATGGATGTGATAACTGTTACGAGGTTGAAGTAAACGGAAACGTAGAAAGGTACTACAATTTCTTACCTTCCATTGAAGCTGACGTTGCGGAATGTTACGGCTTTCCCTGTAATAACGTAAAGGCTCAAGTTAAAATTAGAGGAGACCTTAAACGCTCACCAGTCTCTTTAAAAGGGCTAATAGAATGGTCTTATGTAACGAGAACTCCCATACATGAGATAGCGTATGCAACTATAGGTAAAGCCTTGACCACTAATGAAGCTTGGGTAGCATTAAAAAGGAAAGTAATTATACCAAATATTGTTCCAAGAGTTGAAAAGCTTAGAAGACTGGAAGATATAATGATAGCTGATAAGGGAGGTTTAGTTATTTTTCCAAAAATAGGGTGTTTCGATAACGTTTATCAAATTGACTTTAAGTCAATGTACCCATCCCTAATAATAAAATATAACATATCTGCAGAAACTGTTAACTCATGTGATGATATAAAGACTGAGTTACACTCCATTTGCCTTAAGGAAAGAGGAATTGTACCAGTGGCTCTTGAATGGTTAGTTAAGAGAAAGGAGGAGCTAAAGGA
The nucleotide sequence above comes from Sulfolobus tengchongensis. Encoded proteins:
- a CDS encoding ATP-binding protein, whose product is MLFDPVPKTNRRDFFDREREIDQLKELRTPIVLVLGLRRTGKSSLIKIATNELNKEKDALILYIDLRKFEEKNYVSYRDFLLQLQNEINKMSKKYHYIMDILRRIQGVSIVGTEIKFSWSKENRVSFHSLLDVLEEGSDREVIIVLDEAQELVKMRGINILPTLAYAYDNLKKVKFVISGSEMGLLYEFLKVNTPDSPLYGRAISTVELRPFNKEEAVLFLNQGFKEVNVTFNKEEETYERLGGIPGWLTYFGFSYLESRDYEASLKKTLDHARELIKKEFENFLLPRYIAKKRYYLIMKVLSKCGRWSDVKRTLEAEEGIEISDSEIYNYLTQLMIHSWIVKKNETYCPAEPLIGYAFT
- a CDS encoding DNA polymerase II; translation: MGRTQPSFTKAVDQEIETLKRIALRLHSHELERLIEKAKEKVRYLQSASYDELMDPYNLVFLSMLLSLAEDCEKWKNTFLTQFQLKEE
- a CDS encoding DNA polymerase domain-containing protein, yielding MEEYVLDAIPVKGGVKILLNDFKEKVIKTTFPVYVITDNPDIVLQHPEVKYYEEEKWRTIEGKELTLYRFEVESLDAYHYIRKRLKVVNEIPTVLSQTLYRLGIRPFRRIYDDKDSYEFPKIKIVTVRFLHWYDGCDNCYEVEVNGNVERYYNFLPSIEADVAECYGFPCNNVKAQVKIRGDLKRSPVSLKGLIEWSYVTRTPIHEIAYATIGKALTTNEAWVALKRKVIIPNIVPRVEKLRRLEDIMIADKGGLVIFPKIGCFDNVYQIDFKSMYPSLIIKYNISAETVNSCDDIKTELHSICLKERGIVPVALEWLVKRKEELKEIDKERAEAIKWILVASFGYLGYRNSRFGKIEAYEMVTYFARKTLRKTIDLAEKLGFEVLHGIIDSLIVKGDNVKKLVDAVEKEIGLRLEYKRINWVIFTSTRNGTPYPMRYIGNSEEGDIIAKGFIKSNMPNIVKDFLNDTLSVLLEAKSCDDVKRMKNKIKDLYLAYERRVINGEPKDYVIWIKHIPYVRGLKGFYDARKGYSGRSILYYKEYLKRVYNDVLEMISC